Proteins encoded in a region of the Planococcus citri chromosome 1, ihPlaCitr1.1, whole genome shotgun sequence genome:
- the LOC135833054 gene encoding esterase E4-like: MSERIIVSLKEGKIRGVKKISEYSGAEYYSFYGVPYGQPPVNNLRFKDPVKVKTWKDVYDATIEKPGCIQFSLKLYRFLGNEDCLFNNIHTPELPTKSTPLRPVIVLIHPGSFHHGSPNEDNFGNTSFVMHRDIVYVGIAYRLHLLGFLNLGIKECSGNQGIKDIILSLHWIKDNISSFGGDPENVTLIGSSNEAVIIHILMLSPTVQDAGIFHKAVIMGGNLFDPTAYFQNANEKDALEIAEKAGYRGDISDMKKLLLFFKKVNIVALIEAHRKLQKDFHKKVAPVLPTGIFLPTIDHGENAVLPIFPRELIPKTSKIPLIIGYCDLESALGFVPGFIRTSTMKNIRTTIRQNKWGWGRDLSDEDLELINKEIESFYLQGEPIEKAPISTLIDIQTGAIISDIYDTLINVVASTAAESPVYLYRFQFEGDMGTLKNRFIGVFKETIKGTFHADDACYWGCIDEPPNEKAKHTVETFTKLISTFARTGDPNFKGIPVHWRPTRSGSPCYLSINNDLEMVDNRLHNEKLEFWDKIKKRFQKNTVSEK, from the exons ATGTCAGAAAGAATAATCGTTTCATTGAAGGAAGGAAAAATTCGCggtgtcaaaaaaatttccgagtATTCTGGAGCAGAATATTATTCTTTTTATGGAGTGCCCTATGGACAACCGCCTGTAAATAATTTACGATTCAAG GATCCAGTAAAAGTGAAAACTTGGAAAGATGTTTACGATGCTACAATCGAGAAACCAGGTTGCATACAATTCTCTTTGAAACTCTACAGATTTTTGGGAAACGAAGATTGTTTATTTAATAATATTCATACTCCAGAA TTGCCAACCAAATCTACTCCTTTAAGACCCGTGATCGTCCTGATTCACCCAGGATCATTTCATCATGGCTCACCAAATGAAGATAACTTTGGCAATACTAGTTTCGTGATGCATCGTGACATAGTATATGTTGGTATTGCCTACAGATTGCATTTATTAG GTTTTTTGAACTTGGGCATAAAGGAATGTTCCGGAAATCAAGGCATTAAAGACATCATACTGTCTCTTCATTGGATCAAAGATAACATAAGCTCTTTTGGAGGAGATCCAGAAAATGTCACTTTAATAGGAAGTAGTAATGAAGCAGTAATTATTCATATATTAATGCTATCACCGACAGTGCAAG ATGCAGGTATATTTCACAAAGCTGTCATCATGGGAGGAAATTTATTCGATCCTAccgcatattttcaaaatgcaaatgaGAAAGATGCACTTGAAATAGCAGAGAAGGCGGGCTATCGAGGTGATATTAGCGATatgaaaaaacttttattattttttaagaaaGTGAACATTGTAGCACTGATTGAGGCTCATAGAAAACTCCAAAAAGATTTCCACAAG AAAGTCGCTCCTGTACTCCCCACGGGAATATTTTTACCAACTATTGACCATGGAGAAAACGCCGTCTTACCAATATTTCCAAGAGAATTAATACCAAAGACGAGCAAAATTCCACTTATCATTGGGTACTGTGATCTAGAGTCCGCTTTAGGATTTGTCC CGGGATTCATAAGAACCAGTACCATGAAAAATATTAGAACAACAATCCGTCAGAACAAGTGGGGTTGGGGAAGAGACTTGAGTGATGAAGATTTGGAACTAATAAACAAAGAAATTGAATCATTCTATTTGCAAGGAGAACCAATAGAAAAAGCTCCAATATCCACTTTGATTGat ATTCAAACTGGAGCAATAATCTCAGACATTTACGATACTTTGATTAATGTCGTCGCATCTACCGCCGCCGAGTCACCCGTATATCTTTATAGATTTCAGTTCGAAGGGGACATGGGGACATTGAAGAATAGATTCATTGGTGTATTCAAAGAAACGATAAAAG GGACTTTCCATGCGGATGATGCTTGCTATTGGGGCTGTATCGATGAACCACCAaatgaaaaagcaaaacatACAGTAGAAACGTTCACGAAATTGATTTCTACATTTGCACGAACAGG TGATCCTAATTTTAAGGGTATACCAGTACACTGGAGACCTACAAGATCAGGTTCGCCTTGTTATTTAAGTATAAACAATGATCTAGAAATGGTTGATAACCGATTGCAcaatgaaaaattagaattttgggataaaattaagaaaagatTCCAGAAAAACActgtttcagaaaaataa
- the LOC135833055 gene encoding esterase E4-like, with protein sequence MSERIIVSVKEGKVRGVKKISPFSGAEYYSFYGVPYGQPPTNALKFKDPVRVKPWKDVYDATIQKPGCIQFSLLFCRFMGTEDCLFNNIHTPELPTKSTPLKPVIVLIHSGSFLHGSPNDDHFGNPSFIMHQDVVYVGVAYRLHILGFLNLGIEECSGNQGIKDIILSLQWIKDNISSFGGDPENVTLLGNSNGAVLIHILMLSPAAKGLFHKAVIMAGTLFDPTGFIQDNNLDRALEMAQMLGYRGGIDDRKKLLLFFKKTNIVSFIEGHRKLQKEFHKEIAPVLPTGIFLPTIDQGKNAVLPVFPRELIPSTSRIPLIIGYCDLETALGFLPGFMRESTSKNIKKAISQNSWGWGRNLSDEDLELINEQVESFYLQGKPIENAPVSKLIEIQTGAFMSDVYDTLINVVASTPDTPVFLYRFQFEGELATMKTKFASLFDERLEGTFHGDDSSYWNFVDEPRNERTKQMVETFTKLITTFARTGDPNFENLPVLWRPTKPDSPCYLSINNNLEVVDSRFHNEKFEFWDRIKKQFSKNNE encoded by the exons ATGTCTGAAAGAATCATCGTTTCTGTGAAGGAAGGAAAAGTTCGCGGtgttaaaaaaatatctccGTTCTCAGGCGCAGAATATTATTCTTTCTATGGTGTACCTTACGGACAACCACCCACCaatgcattaaaatttaaa GACCCAGTGAGAGTGAAACCATGGAAAGATGTGTACGATGCCACAATCCAGAAACCAGGCTGCATACAGTTCTCGTTGCTGTTTTGCCGATTTATGGGAACAGAAGATTGCCTATTCAATAACATCCATACACCAGAA ctGCCAACCAAATCCACACCTCTAAAGCCTGTCATTGTATTAATTCATTCGGGATCATTCCTTCACGGTTCGCCAAATGATGATCATTTCGGCAATCCCAGTTTTATCATGCATCAAGACGTAGTATACGTTGGCGTAGCGTACAGATTGCACATACTag GTTTCTTGAACCTAGGAATAGAAGAATGTTCCGGAAACCAAGGCATTAAAGATATCATACTGTCCCTTCAATGGATCAAAGACAACATAAGCTCTTTTGGAGGCGATCCAGAGAACGTTACTTTATTAGGAAATAGTAACGGAGCAGTATTAATTCATATATTGATGTTGTCACCAGCAGCAAAAG GTTTATTTCATAAAGCTGTTATCATGGCCGGAACTTTATTCGATCCCACTGGCTTCATTCAAGATAATAACCTAGATCGAGCTTTGGAAATGGCACAAATGCTAGGCTATCGAGGAGGCATTgatgatagaaaaaaacttttattatttttcaaaaagacgaATATCGTATCATTTATTGAAGGTCATAGGAAACTACAAAAAGAATTCCATAAG GAAATTGCTCCAGTACTCCCTACAGGCATATTTTTACCAACCATTGACCAAGGTAAAAACGCGGTGCTTCCAGTATTTCCGAGAGAATTGATACCATCGACAAGCCGAATTCCACTTATTATCGGATACTGCGACCTGGAAACGGCGTTAGGATTTCTGC CGGGGTTTATGAGGGAAAGTAcatcgaaaaatattaaaaaagcaATCAGTCAAAACAGTTGGGGATGGGGAAGAAACCTAAGCGATGAAGATTTGGAACTTATAAATGAACAAGTTGAATCGTTCTATTTGCAGGGAAAGCCGATAGAAAATGCTCCGGTATCCAAATTGATTGAG ATTCAAACCGGAGCATTCATGTCCGATGTTTATGACACGTTAATTAATGTAGTGGCATCTACTCCCGATACACCAGTATTTCTTTATAGATTTCAATTCGAAGGGGAATTGGCCACCATGAAAACTAAATTCGCAAGTCTATTCGACGAACGACTGGAAG GAACTTTCCACGGTGATGATTCATCTTACTGGAATTTCGTCGATGAACCACGAAATGAAAGAACAAAACAAATGGTAGAAACGTTCACGAAATTGATTACCACATTCGCACGAACAGG CGATCCTAATTTCGAAAACTTGCCTGTGTTGTGGAGACCTACGAAACCTGATTCGCCATGTTATCTGAGCATAAATAATAATCTGGAAGTGGTAGACAGCCGatttcataatgaaaaattcgagtTCTGGGACAGAATTAAAAagcaattctcaaaaaacaatgaATAA